Proteins found in one Oryza glaberrima chromosome 4, OglaRS2, whole genome shotgun sequence genomic segment:
- the LOC127770172 gene encoding uncharacterized protein LOC127770172, protein MAGGLVQLWKEWQIQILVILSFTLQVILHLLSWIRRHKGYKVLRIILWLSYLSADSTAIYTLGQLSMTTSSSSREHLLNAFWATFLLLHLGGPDNITAYSLEDNQLWLRHLLTFTVRVLGVAYVLYRYIAGSRTLVEAIILMFAVGVVKYGERVWAFMCANMDSIRSSLDFLDDSSANNPYLEQARKERMNRDLEQALLGAHYMFDFCKSLFVDALSMSEPQRSAVEQAKQIDGGKHMYRLIEMELSLMYDILYSKAAVIHTWYGRCIRVFSLPATVAALLLFHFSRRDAYHIVDSAVTYALLIGAILLEITTLLRTVGSSWTCAFLHTRKWDWPCNLVMFTRQIVKAGRSRLWLDSIGQYNLLDFCTRDTTDLRGRIAMKVGLENFNKLHYSSTTSISSDIKEFVLKEIQKRGRGDIRNARGMCILYENKMDEELSWSTVDIDFEKSILVWHVATDVYLCCFKEEVEHTEKPVVKVIKEISNYMLYLLVQHPDMLPGPTRIGLYPEVCASLVELWQEHSTSSSEGGDNNRSKSKKLASLLFQKFGSESTANEHGQVYLDGAAVAGDLLRNECNVPNMLGLIAGVWFEMLCYAAHHCSKESHARQLSTGGEFLTAVWLLVEHIKFPKSEDDGGPSYVSTEISQQQLDNVV, encoded by the coding sequence ATGGCCGGAGGACTAGTTCAACTCTGGAAAGAGTGGCAAATTCAAATACTAGTCATCCTCAGCTTCACTCTACAAGTTATCCTCCACCTCTTGTCATGGATCCGTCGACACAAAGGTTACAAAGTGTTAAGGATCATCCTATGGCTTTCCTATCTATCTGCTGACTCCACTGCCATCTACACGCTTGGCCAGCTATCCATGACCACAAGCAGCAGCTCACGTGAGCACCTGCTGAATGCGTTCTGGGCAACATTCCTCTTACTTCACCTGGGTGGCCCGGATAACATCACAGCTTATTCCTTGGAGGACAACCAGCTCTGGTTGCGCCACCTGTTAACTTTCACAGTGCGGGTGTTGGGTGTTGCTTATGTTCTCTACAGATACATTGCCGGCAGTAGGACTTTGGTCGAGGCCATCATCCTAATGTTTGCCGTCGGTGTTGTCAAGTATGGGGAGAGGGTATGGGCATTCATGTGTGCTAACATGGACAGCATCCGAAGCTCTCTTGATTTTTTAGATGATTCAAGTGCTAACAATCCTTACCTTGAGCAGGCCAGAAAAGAGAGGATGAACAGAGATCTAGAGCAGGCTCTGTTGGGTGCTCATTACATGTTCGATTTTTGCAAGAGCCTATTCGTTGATGCTCTTTCGATGTCAGAGCCCCAAAGAAGTGCTGTCGAGCAAGCCAAGCAAATTGATGGTGGAAAGCACATGTACAGGTTAATCGAGATGGAGCTATCCCTCATGTATGACATTTTATACAGCAAGGCAGCGGTTATACACACCTGGTATGGCCGTTGCATTCGAGTCTTTTCACTACCTGCCACAGTTGCTGCACTGCTGCTATTCCATTTCAGTAGGAGAGATGCTTATCACATAGTTGATTCTGCCGTCACTTATGCTTTGTTGATCGGGGCTATCCTCCTTGAGATCACAACATTGCTGAGGACTGTAGGGTCTTCTTGGACATGTGCGTTCTTGCATACTAGGAAATGGGATTGGCCCTGCAATCTTGTAATGTTTACTCGTCAGATTGTGAAAGCAGGACGAAGTAGATTGTGGCTGGATTCTATTGGACAATATAACTTGCTAGATTTCTGTACCCGTGATACGACGGATCTGAGAGGCAGGATTGCCATGAAAGTGGGGCTTGAGAACTTTAATAAACTGCATTACTCAAGCACAACCTCAATTTCAAGTGATATCAAGGAGTTTGTGCTAAAAGAGATACAAAAGAGAGGCCGAGGGGACATCAGGAATGCACGGGGTATGTGCATCCTCTATGAGAATAAAATGGATGAGGAACTCAGCTGGAGCACGGTAGACATTGACTTTGAAAAAAGCATCCTTGTGTGGCATGTCGCAACCGATGTCTACTTATGTTGTTTCAAAGAAGAGGTGGAACATACAGAGAAACCTGTTGTAAAGGTGATCAAGGAGATCTCCAACTACATGTTGTACCTCCTTGTGCAGCACCCGGATATGCTACCTGGGCCAACTCGCATAGGTCTATACCCAGAGGTATGTGCAAGTTTGGTTGAACTCTGGCAGGAGCACTCCACCAGTAGCTCGGAGGGTGGAGACAACAACCGCTCAAAAAGCAAGAAACTAGCAAGCTTGTTGTTCCAAAAATTTGGCAGTGAGAGCACAGCTAATGAACACGGCCAGGTTTACCTTGATGGGGCTGCAGTCGCTGGGGACCTGCTTCGCAACGAATGCAATGTGCCCAACATGCTGGGGTTGATTGCTGGGGTGTGGTTCGAGATGTTGTGCTATGCGGCGCACCACTGCAGCAAGGAGTCACATGCCAGGCAGCTGAGCACTGGTGGTGAGTTCCTCACTGCTGTGTGGCTTCTTGTGGAGCACATCAAATTTCCCAAATCTGAGGATGATGGGGGACCTAGTTATGTGTCAACCGAGATATCTCAACAGCAGTTAGATAACGTAGTTTAA